The following coding sequences are from one Lycium ferocissimum isolate CSIRO_LF1 chromosome 3, AGI_CSIRO_Lferr_CH_V1, whole genome shotgun sequence window:
- the LOC132050572 gene encoding LOW QUALITY PROTEIN: probable indole-3-pyruvate monooxygenase YUCCA8 (The sequence of the model RefSeq protein was modified relative to this genomic sequence to represent the inferred CDS: inserted 2 bases in 1 codon), translating into MVSFNDQDFFSSRCVWVNGPVIVGAGPSGLAVGACLKEQGIPFVILEKSDCIASLWQKNTYDRLKLHLPKQFCQLPNFPFPQHYPEYPTKKQFIDYLESYARKFGINPMFNECVQFAKYDQSCKLWRVKTISPSGSEVEYICQWLVVATGENAEKVVPNIEGLKEFGGEVIHACDYKSGEKFSGKKVLVVGCGNSGMEISLDLCNHNAQPSLVCRSSVHVLPREIFGKSIFELAMFMMKWLPLWLVDKILLILTWFILGNIEKYGLKRPKLGPLELKNTQGKTPVLDIGALEKIRSRKINVVPGIKKFSCGTVELVNGEKLEIDSVVLATGYCSNVPYWLQESEFFSNEGFPKAPFPNSWKGKSGLYAVGFTRRGLSGASADAIKIAQDIGKIYXKKKQKNSTHIRCISTF; encoded by the exons atggtTAGCTTCAACGATCAAGATTTCTTTTCTAGTAGATGTGTATGGGTAAATGGCCCTGTTATTGTAGGTGCAGGTCCATCAGGACTAGCTGTGGGAGCTTGCTTAAAAGAACAAGGAATCCCATTTGTAATCTTGGAAAAATCAGATTGCATTGCATCATTATGGCAGAAAAACACTTATGATAGATTAAAATTACACCTCCCTAAACAATTCTGCCAATTACCCAATTTCCCATTTCCGCAACACTACCCTGAGTACCCCACAAAGAAACAATTCATTGATTATCTTGAATCATATGCTAGAAAATTTGGCATCAACCCAATGTTCAATGAGTGTGTCCAATTTGCAAAATATGACCAATCTTGCAAGTTGTGGAGGGTGAAAACTATTTCTCCAAGTGGCTCAGAAGTTGAATATATTTGCCAGTGGCTTGTTGTGGCTACAGGTGAAAATGCTGAGAAAGTTGTGCCTAATATTGAAGGATTAAAAGAATTTGGAGGTGAAGTTATTCATGCTTGTGATTACAAGTCTGGTGAAAAGTTTAGTGGGAAGAAAGTTCTTGTTGTTGGTTGTGGGAATTCCGGCATGGAAATTTCTCTTGATCTTTGCAATCATAATGCTCAACCATCATTGGTTTGCCGTAGCTCG GTTCATGTACTGCCCAGAGAAATCTTTGGAAAATCAATATTCGAGTTGGCTATGTTTATGATGAAATGGCTACCACTTTGGCTAGTTGACAAAATTCTACTCATTTTGACATGGTTCATTCTTGGTAACATTGAGAAATATGGACTAAAAAGGCCAAAACTTGGACCATTGGAACTCAAGAACACACAAGGGAAAACTCCTGTTTTGGACATTGGTGCATTGGAAAAAATtagatcaagaaaaattaatgTTGTCCCTGGAATCAAGAAATTTTCATGTGGCACTGTTGAACTTGTCAATGGTGAAAAACTTGAAATTGATTCTGTTGTTCTTGCTACTGGTTATTGCAGCAATGTCCCTTATTGGCTACAG GAAAGTGAATTCTTTTCCAACGAAGGGTTCCCAAAAGCACCATTCCCAAATAGCTGGAAAGGAAAATCTGGGTTATATGCAGTTGGTTTCACAAGGAGAGGGCTATCTGGTGCTTCTGCTGATGCTATTAAAATTGCACAAGATATTGGCAAAATTTA caagaagaagcaaaaaaattCTACACATATAAGATGCATCTCAACCTTTTGA